In the Clostridium gelidum genome, ATTTAGAAACAGAGAGATTAATACTTAGAAAATTTTTAGAGGAGGATTGGAAAGATTTATATGAATATCTTTCTAAAGAAAATGTAATTAAATTTGAACCTTACGGCATTTATAGTGAGGATGAATGCAAGGAAGAAGCAGTCAATCGTTCTCAAAATGAGGCTTTCTGGGCAGTTTGCCTTAAAGAAAATAATAAATTAATTGGAAATATATATTTTAAGCAACAAGAACCTAAAGAATTTATGACATGGGAAATTGGGTATGTTTTTAATCCTTTATACTATAGAAAAGGATATGCTACGGAATCAAGCAAAAGAATTTTAAAGTATGGATTTGAGCAAATAGGTATGCGCCGCATTATCGCTAAGTGTAACCCTGAAAATAGTGCTTCGTGGAAATTATTAGAACGGCTTTCAATGCGATTAGAAGGACATTTTAAAAAGCCAGTTTATTTCAAAAAAACAATTGATGGTAAGGAAATATGGCATGATTGTTATCAATATGCCATGTTAGAGGAAGAATGGTTTGATTCTACTAAATAATTTTAAGAAGATATTTAATTAATATGGAGGAATTTGATGAGTAATAACAATATAGAGAAATATGGATATAACGATTTTTTTGAAAAACAGGTGAATGAGCTTAAGATATCTGCTACAGATTTGATACCTGCAAGAGTAGTTGAGGTTCAAAAGGAACAATATAAGCTTGCAACAGA is a window encoding:
- a CDS encoding GNAT family N-acetyltransferase, with protein sequence MYLETERLILRKFLEEDWKDLYEYLSKENVIKFEPYGIYSEDECKEEAVNRSQNEAFWAVCLKENNKLIGNIYFKQQEPKEFMTWEIGYVFNPLYYRKGYATESSKRILKYGFEQIGMRRIIAKCNPENSASWKLLERLSMRLEGHFKKPVYFKKTIDGKEIWHDCYQYAMLEEEWFDSTK